In one Streptomyces sp. NBC_01288 genomic region, the following are encoded:
- a CDS encoding carbohydrate ABC transporter permease: MSTPVTTASPSASTASGGGSKGAPRLRTPRKKHSPGRPKRSILLTVLTGLILVYTVVPLLWLVINATKTQQGLADSNGLWFAHHFALWSNIHDTFTYHDGIFVRWLLNTLLYVVLGAGGATFLSILGGYALAKFNFPGKRAIFAVVIGAVAVPGTALAVPTFLMFSKMGLTDTPWAVIIPSLVSPFGLYLMWVFATEAIPVELLEAARIDGAGEIRTFFQVSLPLLAPGVVTVLLFTTVATWNNYFLPLIMIKNPDWYPLTLGLDAWNSQAQTIGGDVIFNLVITGSLLTIVPLIAAFLLLQKYWQSGLAAGSVKE; this comes from the coding sequence ATGAGCACCCCCGTCACCACCGCCTCTCCCTCCGCATCGACCGCGTCCGGCGGCGGTTCCAAGGGCGCGCCCCGGCTGCGCACCCCGCGCAAGAAGCACTCCCCCGGGCGCCCAAAGCGCAGCATCCTGCTGACCGTGCTCACCGGTCTGATCCTGGTCTACACCGTGGTGCCGCTGCTGTGGCTGGTCATCAACGCGACGAAGACCCAGCAGGGCCTCGCCGACTCCAACGGCCTGTGGTTCGCCCACCACTTCGCCCTCTGGTCGAACATCCACGACACGTTCACCTACCACGACGGCATCTTCGTCCGCTGGCTGCTGAACACCCTGCTCTACGTCGTACTCGGCGCCGGCGGTGCCACCTTCCTGTCGATCCTCGGCGGCTACGCGCTGGCGAAGTTCAACTTCCCCGGGAAGCGCGCCATCTTCGCCGTGGTCATCGGCGCGGTCGCCGTCCCGGGTACGGCCCTCGCGGTGCCGACGTTCCTGATGTTCAGCAAGATGGGGCTGACCGACACCCCGTGGGCGGTGATCATTCCCTCGCTGGTCTCGCCGTTCGGCCTGTATCTGATGTGGGTGTTCGCCACCGAGGCCATCCCGGTCGAACTCCTCGAAGCCGCGCGGATCGACGGAGCGGGCGAGATCCGCACCTTCTTCCAGGTCTCGCTGCCGCTGCTCGCCCCCGGTGTCGTGACGGTCCTGCTGTTCACCACGGTCGCGACGTGGAACAACTACTTCCTGCCGCTCATCATGATCAAGAACCCGGACTGGTACCCCCTGACCCTGGGCCTGGACGCCTGGAACTCCCAGGCCCAGACGATCGGTGGTGACGTCATCTTCAACCTGGTGATCACGGGTTCGCTGCTCACCATCGTGCCGCTGATCGCCGCGTTCCTGCTGCTGCAGAAGTACTGGCAGTCCGGACTCGCCGCCGGAAGCGTCAAGGAATAA
- a CDS encoding DUF2218 domain-containing protein — protein sequence MPTAEARIPTDRPSRYLVQLCKHFANKGRHLTHRPRAHTLPELRPDQIEVEWTDSDGTLRLPWGQCTLQALPGTLRVHVEADDQENLERLQDLVGTHIGRFSRRDPLRVEWRPSESAVDAPGEGAVPPHQRPGGRTRFIVIGVAAVAVALHLALGGTVLAHTPWTGWVAGFLVTVVVVKAALVGGLALRRHRSRIG from the coding sequence ATGCCCACCGCCGAAGCACGCATCCCCACCGACCGCCCCAGCCGCTACCTCGTACAGCTCTGCAAGCACTTCGCCAACAAGGGCCGCCATCTGACCCATCGCCCACGCGCCCACACACTCCCGGAGCTTCGGCCCGACCAGATCGAGGTCGAGTGGACGGACAGCGACGGGACGCTCCGCCTGCCGTGGGGGCAGTGCACCCTCCAAGCGCTCCCCGGCACGCTGCGCGTGCACGTCGAGGCCGACGACCAGGAGAACCTGGAACGGCTTCAGGATCTCGTCGGCACACACATCGGCAGGTTCAGCAGGCGCGATCCGTTGCGGGTGGAGTGGCGGCCCTCCGAGTCGGCCGTCGACGCGCCCGGCGAGGGAGCGGTTCCGCCGCACCAACGACCCGGCGGCCGGACCCGGTTCATCGTCATCGGCGTGGCGGCCGTCGCCGTAGCCCTGCATCTCGCGCTCGGCGGAACCGTCCTGGCCCACACGCCATGGACCGGCTGGGTCGCGGGATTTCTGGTGACGGTCGTCGTGGTGAAGGCCGCTCTCGTGGGCGGCCTCGCCCTACGGCGCCACAGGAGCCGTATCGGATAG
- a CDS encoding response regulator transcription factor — MTAAPLRLLIADDHAVVRAGLHALLDGEPDLDVIAEAGSGEEAVRLATELTPDVALMDLRFVGPGSGIDGVEAVRRLAQRAPGVAVVMLTSYAGRADVVRALEAGARGYVLKAGPPEELFQAVRTAAGGSVGLASEVVGELVGQVVSPAQELTQREVEVVRLMAEGRSNRAIAEALFLSEATVKTHLVRIYRKFKVDNRAAAVSEAVRRGLLELT; from the coding sequence ATGACCGCCGCACCGCTCCGCCTCCTGATCGCGGACGACCACGCCGTCGTACGGGCCGGTCTGCACGCCCTGCTCGACGGCGAACCGGACCTCGACGTGATCGCCGAAGCCGGGAGTGGTGAGGAAGCCGTGCGCCTGGCAACCGAGTTGACGCCCGATGTCGCGCTGATGGATCTGCGGTTCGTCGGCCCGGGGAGTGGGATCGACGGCGTCGAGGCCGTCCGACGGCTCGCCCAGCGGGCGCCCGGCGTGGCTGTCGTCATGCTGACCAGTTATGCCGGACGGGCCGATGTCGTACGGGCGTTGGAGGCGGGCGCCCGTGGCTATGTGCTCAAGGCGGGGCCGCCGGAGGAACTCTTCCAGGCCGTCCGTACGGCAGCCGGCGGTTCGGTCGGGCTCGCCTCGGAGGTCGTCGGCGAACTCGTCGGCCAAGTGGTCAGTCCCGCACAGGAGTTGACCCAGCGCGAGGTCGAGGTCGTCCGGCTGATGGCCGAAGGGCGCAGCAACCGGGCCATCGCCGAGGCGTTGTTCCTCAGCGAGGCCACGGTCAAGACCCATCTCGTGCGGATCTACCGCAAGTTCAAGGTCGACAACCGGGCGGCGGCCGTGTCGGAGGCCGTCCGCCGGGGGCTGCTCGAACTCACCTGA
- a CDS encoding beta-galactosidase, translating into MISTLLSQLRHGPDGAATPRLAYGADYNPEQWPREVWDEDIRLMREAGVNIVSLGIFSWARIQPARDAWDFGWLDEVMDLLHAGGIGVDLATATASPPPWLSTEHPEILPVTAAGETLWPGGRQHWRPTSPVFREHALRLVRKLAERYADHPALVAWHVSNELGCHNVYDYSDDAARAFRDWLRARYTTIDTLNQAWGTAFWSQRYSDWEQILPPRLAASFPNPTQQLDFKRFSSDALKDHLRVERDLLREITPDVPVTTNFMVMGNTKGMNYADWAAEIDFVSNDHYVTPGSQDRDELSFSANLVSGISAGRPWFLMEHSTSAVNWQPVNVAKRPGDLARDSLLHVAHGADAVCYFQWRQSAAGAEKYHSAMVPHAGADSEVFRAVAELGDTLRTLAPIAGSDRETARVGIVFDWESWWASEQDSHPTDRLDYRQEALDWYSALLDLGVRADIVTAQTALDRYDVVITPVLHMIPAALSKELTRYVEQGGHLVSTYFSGVVDENDHIWLGGYPGALRDLLGIRIEEFGPLLDGDTVELDLDGTVTGSLWTDRITVADPEVEVLAHYRSGTYAGRPAVTRRTVGGGSAAYVSTRLGREGLTGLLPELLAPAGVGSELPDPAKGVVELTVRRNAESRYLFLVNRTDGTVPLTGLSGELLVGSAGEDGFPVLSPREVAVVSQPVR; encoded by the coding sequence ATGATCTCCACCCTCCTGTCCCAGTTGCGGCACGGGCCGGACGGTGCCGCCACCCCCCGTCTCGCCTACGGCGCCGACTACAACCCGGAGCAGTGGCCGCGGGAGGTGTGGGACGAGGACATCCGGCTGATGCGCGAGGCGGGCGTCAACATCGTCTCCTTGGGGATCTTCTCCTGGGCCCGTATCCAACCCGCCCGGGACGCATGGGACTTCGGCTGGCTCGACGAGGTCATGGACCTGCTGCACGCGGGCGGCATCGGCGTCGACCTGGCCACCGCCACCGCGTCCCCGCCGCCGTGGCTGAGCACGGAGCACCCGGAGATCCTCCCGGTCACCGCCGCCGGTGAGACCCTGTGGCCCGGGGGCCGCCAGCACTGGCGCCCCACCTCGCCCGTCTTCCGCGAGCACGCGCTGCGCCTGGTACGGAAGTTGGCCGAACGCTACGCCGACCACCCCGCACTGGTCGCCTGGCATGTCTCCAACGAGCTCGGCTGCCACAACGTCTACGACTACTCCGACGACGCGGCCCGCGCCTTCCGCGACTGGCTGCGCGCCCGCTACACCACGATCGACACCCTCAACCAGGCCTGGGGCACGGCGTTCTGGTCCCAGCGGTACAGCGACTGGGAGCAGATACTGCCGCCCCGGCTGGCCGCGTCCTTCCCGAACCCAACCCAGCAACTCGACTTCAAGCGCTTCTCCTCCGACGCGCTCAAGGACCATCTCCGCGTGGAGCGCGACCTGTTGCGCGAGATCACGCCCGACGTGCCGGTCACCACCAACTTCATGGTGATGGGCAACACCAAGGGCATGAACTACGCCGACTGGGCCGCCGAGATCGACTTCGTCTCCAACGACCACTACGTCACGCCCGGTTCGCAGGACCGCGACGAGCTGTCCTTCTCCGCGAACCTCGTCAGCGGCATCTCCGCCGGCCGCCCGTGGTTCCTGATGGAGCACTCCACCAGCGCCGTCAACTGGCAGCCCGTCAACGTCGCCAAGCGCCCCGGCGACCTGGCCCGCGACTCCCTCCTGCACGTCGCGCACGGCGCCGACGCCGTCTGCTACTTCCAGTGGCGTCAGTCTGCGGCCGGTGCCGAGAAGTACCACTCCGCGATGGTGCCGCACGCCGGTGCCGACAGCGAGGTCTTCCGCGCGGTGGCGGAACTCGGCGACACACTGCGGACGTTGGCCCCCATCGCCGGGTCGGACCGCGAGACGGCCCGGGTCGGCATCGTCTTCGACTGGGAGTCCTGGTGGGCGAGCGAGCAGGACTCGCACCCCACCGACCGCCTCGACTACCGCCAGGAAGCGCTCGACTGGTACTCCGCCCTCCTCGACCTCGGCGTCCGCGCCGACATCGTCACGGCACAGACCGCCCTCGACCGCTACGACGTGGTGATCACGCCGGTGCTGCACATGATCCCGGCGGCCCTCTCCAAGGAACTCACCCGGTACGTCGAGCAGGGCGGCCACCTCGTCTCCACGTACTTCTCCGGTGTCGTCGACGAGAACGACCACATCTGGCTCGGCGGCTACCCGGGCGCACTGCGCGACCTGTTGGGCATCCGCATCGAGGAGTTCGGCCCGCTGCTCGACGGCGACACGGTCGAGCTGGACCTCGACGGCACGGTCACGGGCTCCCTGTGGACCGACCGGATCACCGTGGCCGACCCCGAGGTAGAGGTGCTGGCCCACTACCGCAGCGGTACGTACGCCGGTCGCCCCGCCGTCACCCGCCGTACGGTGGGCGGGGGTTCGGCGGCGTACGTCTCCACGCGCCTGGGCCGCGAGGGCCTCACCGGTCTGCTCCCCGAGCTGCTCGCGCCCGCCGGTGTCGGCAGTGAACTCCCCGACCCCGCAAAGGGAGTTGTCGAGCTGACAGTGCGCCGGAACGCCGAGAGCCGCTACCTGTTCCTGGTCAACCGGACCGACGGGACAGTGCCGTTGACCGGCCTGTCCGGCGAACTCCTGGTCGGCAGCGCGGGCGAGGACGGTTTCCCCGTGCTCTCCCCCAGGGAGGTCGCCGTAGTGAGCCAGCCCGTCAGGTGA
- a CDS encoding sensor histidine kinase, producing MSARTPLTPRGIRPTLEHVSHLALFLVVGAGFVRLALTDVPLCWYIVSFSGALALVYAGGLTWWERLGSFGRRAWIPVLLLLWTVLTFLTQSPLTTAYVWCAVPLACAALRVLGRRAAVVTVAVITVVLVGSLMRSTGRFDPEVALVPVAAVWATVALYRTQQRDAAVRQRLVEELRDTRDTLAKQQRQAGVLAERTRIARDLHDTLAQELAGSVMMLQVAERDWDDRPDVARTRVRAVADGLGANLTETRRMIRDLTPAAVAEAGLEDALRLLCARSRTEGAGARIQFRAVGAHQPVLDEHTATTLFRVAQSTLANVREHARAASVLVTYRRHRNRVELEVSDDGRGFDPAAAFATGARADRGFGLPAARARLRECGGDLDVSSMPGRGTRVRATVSAPPRNQPAAPLTAATTA from the coding sequence GTGTCCGCTCGCACTCCGCTGACCCCTCGCGGCATCCGGCCGACCCTGGAGCACGTCTCCCATCTCGCGCTGTTCCTCGTCGTCGGGGCGGGCTTCGTCCGGCTCGCCCTGACCGACGTTCCGTTGTGCTGGTACATCGTGAGCTTCAGCGGAGCGCTGGCTCTGGTCTATGCCGGTGGGCTGACATGGTGGGAGCGGCTCGGATCGTTCGGCAGGCGTGCCTGGATTCCCGTACTGCTCCTGCTGTGGACCGTGCTGACCTTCCTCACCCAGTCGCCGCTCACCACTGCCTATGTGTGGTGCGCCGTTCCGCTCGCCTGCGCCGCACTGCGCGTGCTCGGCCGGCGGGCCGCCGTCGTCACCGTGGCCGTGATCACCGTCGTGCTCGTCGGGTCACTCATGCGGTCCACGGGCCGGTTCGACCCCGAGGTCGCGCTGGTTCCCGTCGCGGCGGTGTGGGCGACCGTCGCCCTGTACCGGACCCAACAGCGGGACGCGGCCGTCCGCCAGCGGCTCGTGGAGGAACTGCGGGACACCCGGGACACGTTGGCCAAGCAGCAGCGCCAGGCCGGTGTGCTCGCGGAGCGCACCCGTATCGCCCGCGACCTGCACGACACCCTGGCCCAGGAACTCGCCGGCAGCGTGATGATGCTGCAAGTCGCCGAGCGGGACTGGGACGATCGGCCGGACGTGGCACGCACCCGGGTCCGTGCCGTGGCCGACGGACTCGGCGCGAATCTGACGGAGACCCGGCGGATGATCCGCGATCTCACTCCCGCCGCCGTCGCCGAGGCGGGCCTGGAGGACGCGCTGCGGCTGCTGTGCGCCCGGTCGCGGACGGAAGGCGCCGGGGCCCGGATCCAGTTCCGCGCGGTGGGCGCGCATCAGCCGGTCCTCGACGAGCACACGGCCACCACCCTCTTCCGCGTCGCCCAGAGCACGCTGGCGAACGTACGCGAACACGCCCGCGCGGCAAGCGTGTTGGTCACCTACCGGCGTCACCGGAACCGGGTGGAACTCGAAGTGAGCGACGACGGGCGGGGCTTCGACCCCGCCGCGGCCTTCGCCACCGGTGCCCGCGCGGACCGCGGCTTCGGACTCCCCGCGGCCAGGGCACGACTGCGCGAATGCGGCGGAGACCTCGACGTGAGCAGCATGCCGGGGCGGGGGACCAGGGTCCGCGCCACGGTGTCCGCCCCGCCCCGGAACCAGCCCGCCGCACCTCTCACCGCGGCGACCACCGCATGA
- a CDS encoding carbohydrate ABC transporter permease — protein MTTLQPPAAATRPPTRPSAKRERRSWTGWGFIGPFAVVFAFVFLAPIAYSIYLSLFRDQLIGGNHFVGLDNYTQAFQDDQFWSSLERVSLFLVIQVPIMLGIALFVALALDSGRLFGRDFFRISIFLPYAVPAVVATLMWGFMYGTQFGLVGDINSAFDVTLPDPLSAHLVLASIGNIVTWEFVGYNMLIFYSALRVIPTSLYEAAEIDGAGQFRVITAIKLPAIRGALVIATIFSIIGSFQLFNEPSILRPLARNAITTDYTPNFYTYSLSFNGQQHNYSAAVAIIMGLITMIIAYVVQLRGMRKGA, from the coding sequence ATGACGACGCTTCAACCCCCTGCGGCCGCGACTCGGCCTCCTACCAGGCCGTCGGCGAAACGAGAACGCCGTTCCTGGACAGGGTGGGGTTTCATCGGCCCCTTCGCGGTGGTCTTCGCCTTCGTCTTCCTGGCTCCGATCGCGTACTCGATCTATCTCAGCCTCTTCCGCGACCAGCTCATCGGCGGCAACCACTTCGTCGGCCTGGACAACTACACGCAGGCCTTCCAGGACGACCAGTTCTGGTCCTCCCTGGAGCGGGTCTCGCTGTTCCTGGTGATCCAGGTGCCGATCATGCTCGGCATCGCCCTGTTCGTGGCGCTCGCCCTGGACAGCGGCCGGCTGTTCGGCCGGGACTTCTTCCGGATCTCGATCTTCCTGCCGTACGCCGTGCCCGCCGTGGTCGCCACCCTGATGTGGGGCTTCATGTACGGCACCCAGTTCGGCCTGGTCGGTGACATCAACAGCGCCTTCGATGTGACGCTGCCCGACCCGCTCTCCGCGCACCTGGTGCTGGCGTCGATCGGCAACATCGTGACCTGGGAGTTCGTCGGCTACAACATGCTGATCTTCTACTCCGCGCTGCGGGTCATCCCGACCTCGCTGTACGAGGCGGCGGAGATCGACGGCGCCGGCCAGTTCCGCGTCATCACGGCCATCAAGCTCCCCGCGATCCGCGGCGCCCTGGTCATCGCGACGATCTTCTCGATCATCGGCAGCTTCCAGCTCTTCAACGAGCCGAGCATCCTGCGCCCGCTGGCGCGCAACGCGATCACGACGGACTACACGCCGAACTTCTACACGTACTCACTGTCCTTCAACGGACAGCAGCACAACTACTCCGCGGCGGTCGCCATCATCATGGGGCTGATCACGATGATCATCGCCTACGTCGTGCAGCTCCGCGGCATGCGCAAGGGAGCCTGA
- a CDS encoding ABC transporter substrate-binding protein, which produces MRRTTGRLLRGMALLSVLALGATACGGSDDDSSSTKAVSASDIQAALKKGGSVTVWAWEPTLKTVAADFEKKYPKVKINLVSDRSGDKHYTALSNAIAAGKGVPDVSQVEYFALSQYSLTKGLTNLAPYGADKLASKYTAGPWNAVSDGDKVYGLPMDSGPMAMFYNKKVFDKYKIAVPTTWDEYVVAARKLHKADPKAYIANDAGDAGFTTSMLWQAGSRPYKVDGTKVTVNFEDAGAKKYTETWQKLIDEKLLSPINGWTDDWYKGLGDGTIATLTTGAWMPANFVSGVAGASGDWRAAPMPQWTAGGKASAENGGSSLALPTLGKNKELAYAFVQYANAGAGIQTRVNEGAFPATKAEQQSAAFQNKAFPYFGGQQANKIFAQSASEVASDWSYLPFQQYANSIFNDTVGKAYISGTTLAQGLKSWQDASVKYGNEQGFTVNK; this is translated from the coding sequence ATGCGCAGAACTACCGGCCGCCTGCTGCGCGGCATGGCTCTCCTCTCCGTCCTCGCCCTGGGAGCGACCGCCTGCGGCGGCTCCGACGACGACAGCTCCAGCACCAAGGCGGTCTCCGCCTCGGACATCCAGGCGGCTCTCAAGAAGGGCGGCTCGGTCACGGTCTGGGCCTGGGAGCCCACACTGAAGACGGTCGCCGCCGACTTCGAGAAGAAGTACCCGAAGGTCAAGATCAACCTGGTCAGCGACCGGTCCGGTGACAAGCACTACACCGCGCTGTCGAACGCGATCGCGGCCGGCAAGGGCGTCCCCGACGTCTCCCAGGTCGAGTACTTCGCGCTGAGCCAATACTCGCTCACCAAGGGCCTGACCAACCTGGCGCCCTACGGCGCCGACAAGCTGGCCTCCAAGTACACGGCCGGTCCGTGGAACGCGGTGAGCGACGGCGACAAGGTCTACGGCCTGCCGATGGACTCGGGCCCGATGGCGATGTTCTACAACAAGAAGGTCTTCGACAAGTACAAGATCGCCGTCCCGACCACGTGGGACGAGTACGTCGTCGCGGCCCGCAAGCTGCACAAGGCCGACCCGAAGGCGTACATCGCCAACGACGCCGGTGACGCGGGCTTCACCACCAGCATGCTGTGGCAGGCCGGTTCGCGCCCCTACAAGGTCGACGGCACCAAGGTGACGGTCAACTTCGAGGACGCGGGCGCCAAGAAGTACACGGAGACCTGGCAGAAGCTGATCGACGAGAAGCTCCTCTCGCCGATCAACGGCTGGACCGACGACTGGTACAAGGGCCTCGGTGACGGCACCATCGCCACACTGACCACCGGCGCCTGGATGCCCGCCAACTTCGTGAGCGGTGTCGCCGGTGCCTCCGGTGACTGGCGCGCGGCCCCGATGCCGCAGTGGACCGCGGGCGGCAAGGCCAGCGCGGAGAACGGCGGTTCGTCCCTCGCCCTGCCCACCCTGGGCAAGAACAAGGAACTCGCCTACGCGTTCGTCCAGTACGCCAACGCCGGCGCCGGCATCCAGACCCGCGTGAACGAGGGCGCCTTCCCGGCGACCAAGGCGGAGCAGCAGTCGGCTGCGTTCCAGAACAAGGCGTTCCCGTACTTCGGCGGACAGCAGGCCAACAAGATCTTCGCCCAGTCCGCGTCCGAGGTCGCTTCCGACTGGTCGTACCTGCCCTTCCAGCAGTACGCCAACTCGATCTTCAACGACACCGTCGGCAAGGCGTACATCTCCGGTACGACGCTGGCCCAGGGTCTCAAGAGCTGGCAGGACGCCTCCGTCAAGTACGGCAACGAGCAGGGCTTCACGGTCAACAAGTGA
- a CDS encoding TetR/AcrR family transcriptional regulator: MPKLWNETIEEHRRAVRDTVLETTAVLVTERGLRSVTMSRIAEESGIGRATLYKYFPDVESIMTAWHEQQITGHLKELAELRDGPGSAGERLSAVLEAYAFIQQRRHGHGPELGALLHQGEHVVGAEQHLHRFLRELLAEGARAGDIRADVSPDELAIYCLHALAAAGVLPSKAAVRRLVTVTVTGLRPTPE, from the coding sequence GTGCCGAAGCTCTGGAACGAGACCATCGAGGAACACCGTCGCGCCGTACGCGACACGGTGTTGGAGACCACGGCGGTGCTGGTCACCGAGCGTGGGCTGCGCTCGGTGACGATGTCGAGGATCGCCGAGGAGAGCGGGATCGGCCGGGCCACGCTGTACAAGTACTTCCCGGACGTCGAGTCGATCATGACGGCATGGCACGAGCAGCAGATCACCGGGCACCTCAAGGAACTCGCCGAACTCCGGGACGGCCCCGGCAGCGCGGGTGAGCGGCTGAGCGCGGTCCTTGAGGCCTACGCCTTCATCCAGCAGCGGCGCCACGGCCACGGCCCCGAACTCGGCGCGCTGCTGCACCAGGGCGAGCACGTCGTCGGCGCCGAACAGCACCTCCACCGCTTCCTCCGCGAACTCCTGGCCGAGGGCGCCCGGGCCGGCGACATCCGCGCCGACGTCTCCCCGGACGAACTCGCCATCTACTGCCTCCACGCCCTCGCCGCAGCCGGCGTCCTGCCCTCCAAAGCGGCGGTACGACGACTCGTCACGGTCACGGTCACGGGTCTGCGCCCGACGCCGGAATGA
- a CDS encoding ABC transporter substrate-binding protein yields MSVLGAAATPAAAAPAGRSSRSGSGAEETRTLDELYRAALADGGKLVIYAGGDTPTQQDATKTAFKKRFPAIDLTLIVDYSKYHDVRVDNQFATGTLVPDVVQLQTVQDFTRWKEQGRLLPYRPAGFSKVHDGFKDPQGAWVAIAAVGFSFLYDVAAVGADAPKSPLELIDPKWKGKIASPFPHDDDAVLYLYSLYVQRYGWEWAAALAGQDVRFARGADSPIGAVFGGEKQIGLATAGTLAWTSPVKWVVPDGHPFMAWGQRAAILKQARNRTAAKLYLNWQLSDAQQRASFNGWSVRTDTTLPAGLKPIWEYPNAHLDGFPAFMADRAAVERWKQTFALYFGEVKGDPTPGWLGLHPGA; encoded by the coding sequence ATGAGTGTGCTCGGTGCCGCAGCCACACCCGCCGCGGCTGCCCCCGCCGGACGGTCCTCCCGGAGTGGTTCCGGAGCCGAGGAGACCCGGACGCTCGACGAGCTGTACCGGGCCGCCCTCGCGGACGGAGGCAAGCTCGTGATCTACGCCGGTGGTGATACGCCGACCCAGCAGGACGCCACCAAAACGGCCTTCAAGAAGCGTTTCCCCGCGATCGATCTGACGCTGATCGTCGACTACAGCAAGTACCACGACGTGCGCGTGGACAACCAGTTCGCGACCGGCACCCTGGTCCCCGACGTCGTACAGCTCCAGACCGTGCAGGACTTCACGCGGTGGAAGGAGCAAGGCCGTCTGCTGCCCTACAGGCCGGCCGGGTTCTCGAAGGTCCACGACGGCTTCAAGGACCCGCAGGGCGCCTGGGTCGCGATCGCCGCGGTGGGCTTCAGCTTCCTGTACGACGTCGCCGCGGTCGGTGCGGATGCTCCCAAGTCCCCGCTCGAACTCATCGACCCGAAGTGGAAGGGCAAGATCGCCTCGCCCTTCCCGCACGACGACGACGCGGTCCTGTACCTCTACTCGCTGTACGTGCAGCGGTACGGCTGGGAGTGGGCGGCAGCGCTGGCAGGGCAGGACGTGCGGTTCGCCCGGGGCGCCGATTCCCCGATCGGCGCGGTCTTCGGTGGGGAGAAGCAGATCGGCCTCGCCACGGCGGGCACGCTGGCCTGGACGTCTCCTGTGAAGTGGGTCGTTCCCGACGGCCACCCGTTCATGGCCTGGGGCCAGCGCGCGGCGATCCTCAAGCAGGCCAGGAACCGGACGGCCGCGAAGCTCTACCTCAACTGGCAGCTGTCCGACGCCCAGCAGCGGGCATCCTTCAACGGCTGGTCGGTACGGACCGACACCACGCTCCCGGCGGGACTGAAGCCGATCTGGGAATACCCGAACGCGCACCTCGACGGCTTCCCCGCCTTCATGGCCGACCGCGCGGCGGTCGAGCGCTGGAAGCAGACCTTCGCCCTCTACTTCGGCGAGGTGAAGGGCGATCCCACGCCGGGCTGGCTGGGACTGCACCCGGGGGCCTGA
- a CDS encoding LacI family DNA-binding transcriptional regulator: MADVARVAGVSSQTVSRVSNGFAGVNEETRRQVLAAMKELGYRPNSAARALKRGEFRTIGVITFNLSTTGNMRTLEAIATSAAHEGYAVTLLPVAVPTQDEVRGAFSRLGELAVDAVIAIMEVHLLDAATISLPPHVQVVVADSDAGDRYSVVDTDQNGGARAAVRHLLDLGHRTVWHLAGPEESFAAQRRADAWSAELTDAGRPVPPVVRGDWSAESGYRVGLELAQQADCTAVFAANDQMALGLLRALHERGRRIPEDVSVIGFDDIPEAGSFLPPLTTVHQDFAEVGRLCVEGVLRRMRDRGDEHGTTLVPTKLVIRDSTAPPVG, translated from the coding sequence ATGGCGGATGTCGCGCGCGTCGCCGGCGTGTCGTCACAGACGGTCTCCCGGGTGTCCAACGGCTTCGCGGGCGTCAACGAGGAGACCCGGCGACAGGTCCTCGCCGCCATGAAGGAGCTGGGCTACCGGCCCAACAGCGCCGCCCGCGCGCTGAAACGCGGTGAGTTCCGCACCATCGGCGTGATCACCTTCAACCTCTCCACCACCGGCAACATGCGCACGCTGGAGGCCATCGCCACCTCCGCCGCGCACGAGGGCTACGCCGTCACGCTCCTGCCGGTCGCCGTGCCCACCCAGGACGAGGTGCGCGGCGCCTTCTCCCGCCTCGGCGAACTCGCCGTCGACGCCGTCATCGCCATCATGGAGGTCCACCTCCTGGACGCGGCGACCATCTCCCTGCCGCCCCATGTCCAGGTCGTCGTCGCCGACTCCGACGCGGGCGACCGCTACAGCGTGGTCGACACCGACCAGAACGGCGGAGCGCGCGCAGCCGTACGCCATCTCCTCGACCTCGGCCATCGCACGGTCTGGCACCTGGCGGGCCCCGAGGAGTCCTTCGCGGCCCAGCGCCGCGCCGACGCCTGGAGCGCCGAACTCACCGACGCGGGACGGCCCGTGCCCCCCGTCGTACGCGGCGACTGGTCCGCGGAGTCGGGCTACCGCGTGGGACTGGAACTCGCCCAACAGGCCGACTGCACAGCCGTGTTCGCGGCCAACGACCAGATGGCCCTGGGCCTGCTGCGGGCCCTGCACGAGCGCGGCCGGCGCATCCCCGAGGACGTCAGCGTCATCGGCTTCGACGACATCCCCGAGGCCGGCTCCTTCCTGCCGCCCCTGACCACCGTCCACCAGGACTTCGCCGAGGTCGGCCGCCTGTGCGTGGAAGGTGTCCTACGGCGGATGCGGGATCGCGGCGACGAGCACGGCACCACGCTGGTGCCCACGAAACTCGTCATACGCGACAGCACGGCACCGCCCGTCGGGTAG